cttaaaagtaaaaccacaaaaatacttaactccgaggaaaattcaaaaaggaaagtcccaaattacaaggcaaaatcaaaaggccaaacacatcaaacgaatggataacaactgtcatattcctgacttggtacagcaaTTTCGaatgtatgacagtcgcatcaaaatccattacattgtcaacgatgcgtgtctaaaacaaacatactcaaagagtagaAATGTAAAAATAGGAGTACAGCAGTCTTCACATCTTCTTATCTGTATTAAATTGTTATGCGCCAAATAATACAATTGCATTTTAATGATAGAAAAAAGAGAAGCTACGagttaatattgaaattaaggAGGTAGTATGCCTGACAATGAGATACATgtaactatccacaagagactaaaatgcCATAAACAAAAGCAGCTATAGGTCGCCGTATGtttttcaacaatgagaaaccCCAATACCGTATAGTAAGGTCCCGACCAACATTAAACAGGCTTTGCTTTTTCCAATATTCTTACATAATGTTGTAACGTTGTCATGGAGAACACGTGCTGTTAAAGAATGAAAAAGCCTTTTTGTGGAAGTTCCTCGCTTTAAAGCAGCATGTGATTTTTGTCTGCAAATAAAAAGATAGAATACTTTCTAATTCACAGAGGATAGCAAAAACGTTCATAATGTCGCATCTACAATCCCCTTTTacgaatgtgacctatcgaATTAGATGTATTCCTAGGTTTGTACTAACGTGAGTAACACGTCGGGTGCAACATGTAGAGCTGGATCCTGCGCATCTgggatcacccccagtttttgttggggtttgtgttcagtcttcagttttctatgttgtgttttgtgtacttttgtttgtttgcctTTTTATGGTCTTGACATTGTCAGTTCATGTTcggtttatgagtttgaatgtccgtctggtatctttcgtctctcttttctGAAACTTATATGTTAAAATgctatttgataaataatatcTGGAGAACATTAATGATGGCCATCTCACAGGGTTCCGCTATAGtctgtatatatgaaaatataattactttttttatttagacaTGGCttctaaaagttttttttatgatgcaCCATGCACTAATTCATCCTCAAACTGCAATCTGAAAGAATGACTGTACATATATCAACTGCAATGGCTTAGTTTAGTTTTTGGTGATGACTTTCGATatagataagaagatgtggtatgtccAAGTCACAAcgtataaaaagttaacaattatagctATGAAAAGACCAGAAATGGCTagagtaaaacaattcaaacacgAAACCCAAGGATTTAATCTACAAAAACAAGGAGAAACACCTacgaaccacaccaacaaacgacaaccactgaacaacaggctcCTTACTATGCATAGTTTTCTTCTTTGTATACCGGACACCCATATTTTAAGAAGGCGTGAATAACCGTGATAAGTTTCATTACCAAGCACGGTTAATTTCTAGCTCTACATATATACAGGGGTGCATTTGCTGAACCAAGTTGATTACTTTGTAGGGTTTTCATCCTTGCATCTGATACACCTTTTAAAAAGTTGTGGTGAATAATCGTGTCCTGTTTTACAATCAAACTCcgaatggttaaaaaaaatgaggaacGGAGATTATTTCTTTTCGAAATATGCATTACGGTGACTAGAAGTTACCTTGATTTTCAAATGTGATGTTTCTTTTATGCGACACACCTGTGGCGGATCTAgaggttccgggggttggaaccccccttttttgtcgatcaatgcatttgaattgggacatatAGCTAGACCCCCCTCTTTCTCCTGGATTGGGACCcgccccctttttttaaatggctggatctgcccctgcaCACtctatataacatttatttctatatatagaAGTGGTAAACAATCTTGTAAATAAAGTTTATAGAACGTTTGGGAGTGTGAGAAGGGACTGTGACGGGCGAACTGATTACGTTAGGCCTTCCTCTAACCAATCGTCGggcccttatttttttccattcaaGACTGCAGAGAAAAGCATATACATGAGTTAATGAAACCAGACCCAACCTTTAAATTAAGAATTTGCATCTATAGTATGATATCTACGTGTGAATTGAACACTAAATCTCCAGAGAATACTAGAACATCTCACTTGATTGTCAGATAATTGATTTTTGCAGTTTGGAAAccaataaaaagtaatattgataAGAGCACACAGCAGAGACTAGACATAAGCCCACTAAaataagaaggaaaaaaaacccaagCTACTTAAATTAAACACATTATAAGGGAACGATCATTTAACTTCTAGGGGtagggtatgtttttttttctaaaagaataTTCTGCTCTAtcatttgatgaaaaaatgtCCTGGTCAAGTAGATGACAAAACAAATTACTCTGTAAATAAATTCCCCCcacatgagaaaaaaaaatcggactaagaaaatacccccccccccccccccccccttttggaGTTAAATGGTTGCATCTTAGTATTAATTTATCAATAGGtttctttattcattttaaaatgttatcacTATACTAACAGACTGAACAGAAAGCTATTTATCATGGTACAGTTCACCTTCCtgtttttgtacatatatctgAGGGCgttaaacaaatttgacaaCCCATTATGGTTTCACAAGGTCGGTAGTAATAGCTATTACAACGTtagttaaaacacattttaatcgCTTAAATAGGAAAAACTATTAAATTAtagataattttacaaaatatttacatttttaaggTGAGTTCATTATGTCGTTTCAATACATTACTATAATTTCAACAATTAATATCTTCACcatatatgttctatttttttacatacatgttcGTATGTATGTATATTTGGTATAACAAGTAGGTCATGTTAAAGTACTAGTAAAAATGACCGTTTGTACGCGTGGGCAATATAAGATTTAACTTGATCAATATACATTAATAATGAAGCATGAGCCCCTATCTCATTGGTAAGAAAATGGAGTATGTATgcttttctttttgttaaattttgtttgtcgtatgattgccaatgagacaactgtccacaaccATGGTCAAAACccgtaccgcatagtcagaCATGAAAGGtatcgaaatgacaaatgtaaaacaattcaaacgaaaaaagtGACGGCCTGATTGATGAACAAAGCAATgagcgaaaaacaaatatgatatacagaaaATAATCGACACCAACTGAATGACGATATCTGACTGACTTTTCAAAACCAAACAATATTTCagcgtgtgtttttctatgttgtgatgttatgctattgtttcagaaaaagggagaaggtttggatccattaaaacgtttaatcccgctgcaaatgtttgcacctgtcctaagtcaggaatctgatgtacagtagttgtcgtttgtttatgtaatttatacgtgtttctcgtttctcgttttttttatatgtatgttagaccgttggttttcccgtttgaatggttttacactagtaattttggagccctttatagcttgttgttcggtgtgagccaaggctccgtgttgaaggccgtacattgacctataatagttttaaaattgttatttggatggagagttgtctcattggcactcataccacttcttcctatatctaagtaCAATTATTTATGCACACTCCCCTGCTTTTATGGCGAAGGCGAACTACAACATATTTGCACAGGCATCAACATTTGCTCCAGCCTCAAAtttatcttcttcttttttcagAATGCATAGACTTTCGATTTCTTCCAAGGACCAATACTTCACATACACCAGATGCACTATTAAGTACGACTCAAAGAACAGTAGGACAGAAAGTATACCTCACGTGCCCTGAAGACTATAAATTGATTGGACGAGATATTATCACGTGCTTAAGTTCTGGTAGATGGAATGTAGAGGCGCAACCTCACTGTACAGGTATAATGGTAACaaccaaaaaataatttgttcaaCATGAATTTTATAAAGGATTTCCTTATTTAAATCTGTCTTTTCGGCTTTTCTCTTAAATTCATTTCATATAACAACCCAGTGCACATCAAACAATCCTGTAGGAGATTGGGATTACTTTCCGGATTCTCCAACTCCCTCTGCCTAAAAAAGAGACAGCCACGATGTATATCAAATAGAGCTGAAGTGGCGTTAAGCTCcaacaaacaaatcaaaacattcatAAATGTGCATGAGCACATACATAATCATTTATAAttagttttacatgttttattttgaaattggaAACGGTATTATTTATTGCTGAACTATGttatgaaaatatgtttacaatcAAACAAGCGAGTCATTTAACATAAAGACAAAGGCCTATTTGACATATTTACATATTGTGTCTCTTTGCTTTGtttacacatcgttgtcaacCGTATGGAATTGACTGTCATGCAAGCGATAGGTTTAGCTTGCTATaattcaatccatcattttcttaAGTTCTGTACCAAATCTGTCAGAATTATGACAGTTGCATGTTACACATTAGTTTGTTGTGTTTGAGATTATGATTTTGGCATTGTATTTTCCACTAAGTTCgatatgtttgttgttttacttttttgctcgtttaattttcctaaaattttgacaaagtatttactttgacccttacacaaaaataaaaaaaaaattttaaaaaattgaaccaaccgtttaatcagaaaaattatactgattatatagcagtttgacaaacacttatttttatcattgcGAATCTAAACATTCCCTTAAGAACACAACGTCATTCAAACGTTCTCttaattttacagagttatctccctatagTGTTAGGAAGCATAATTCCAGAATAAACTTACGAGTTCTTTGCCAGAATAACATTGTTTATATTGtcatattaaagaaatatatctttttgtattttcagatgaaaCATTTGCTATGTCAGACTCTACAAAACTTTACATTGGTGTATTTTGTGCCTGTGGAGCATTGTTTCTATTTGCTGTTACTATACTGATAGCGAAACTAACGTGTTTTAGTGACAAAGAACTTCGAAGGTAAATTATTTCAGTATACTTTTATTCAATACAGAGATATCAATTAGTCTGTAGCCTATAGAGCATCCTTGTATTTATATAAGGAGATATTGTATACGTCTATTAAACGACACCCCAACGACAACAATACAATCTAGCGGGCAATATACAGTCTTCTCAACAATAAcagttgtatttaaaaaaagtcaagCTCGGAATCAACCAGTCTATGGCTTAGTCGTGAACAAATTCATCAGAGACTTCAAACAGCTATAccgacaaaattaatttaagaaCATTTCTCTATCTCTGTAGGTACTAAGCAGCCGGTGTAGTCGTctgatttgtgattttacagAATGTCCTATTTCCGATTGCGACATTTTGGCTACGTGTGGATTGATAGGGCGGGTGATGCATGCATAGCCAAgcaactacatttttttttgtgtttttttttaaattaaacggtctttttaatgtaaacataaTTCATTCAAAGTTTAAGATTGTTTTAGTATGCACATTAGACAAAATTTAGAAAGCTAGCAATTAGTTTTAGGATTGGACATTAGAGCTAACAAATGTAAATTGAAGACGAGTTAgtctttttaaaaatggtatGTGTTTCAATATTGCTGGCGATAATCATGCAGATTTACACAAAAAGCGTTGCTATCTCGACAATACAACGAAAGACCAAATTTACCAATATAAATAGCTTTCATGGTAAAATACATACCACGCCATGAGGGAGTAATATCAGCTGCAATATATGGCTTGCAAATGCATTGTATCAATGGTTTCagattgattttaattttcaggaGAAGAACAGACGGCTTAGGGACACAGTCAGTTGATTCTATGACATATGTTCACGATATAAAAGATCATCCTCCTGCTGTCATTAGTGTTGCAGAGGACGGGTCAGAGGTCGGCATCATTAGACCATTTGAGACATTTATAAACCCTGCGTATTACCAACAACCCCGTCCTCGTTTATCAAGTCATTCTCGATCTACCGGAAGTACTCTTGAAAGCGAGGCTGACTACGATGCACCATGGAGTACAGGGTAAGGATAATGCTTACACAAGTAGGAATCGGTTATACGTCTATACCTAAGAAATGTCTTGTGTTCCGATTTTTCATCATTGAAAACCAATTCATAATGACAATTTATCGGGTTCTAAATGGCAAATAAATCAACTGAAAAAATTCTTTACCGATAGCATCTAAAagtaacttatttttttaagaagaaaaaagaaatctttagttagattttgtttgatataaacATGAGGAACCTCTGCCTTTGCTAGTCTTGTatgcttttaaattttagttcctATATATGTTTCAAGTTATGATAAGTATGGCGTCTACTTTCAATGAACTAGTACGCATTTTTGCTTAGGACCCAGCTGAAGCCTGTCTCCGTGTGCGGGATTTTCTATTCGTTTTGAAGCTCCATTGGTGGACTTCGGCTGTCAAGTTGGGTtttgtccctttgacacatttctcatttctattctcaatttgttatcttataaaaagagggacggaagataccaaagggacagtcaaactcataagtctaaaacaaactgacaacgccatggctaaaaatgaaaaagacaaacagacaaacaatagtacatatttgacacaacatagaacactaaagaataaacaacacgaaccccaccaaaatctaggggtgatctcaggtgctccggatcTTATAAACTTGTTCCCTTACAGGTCACCAGATGAACGACAATGTTGTCACACGAACACGAACTGTCATGAACCTGTGGATAGACGGTGGAGCGATCGTAGTATAAAGGCCATGAATAATTATGATTATGAAAggtaattctttattttaaataaaggcaacagcagtataccgctgttcaaaactcataaatccatggacaaaaaacaaaatcggggtaacaaaccggctaaaaccgagggaaacgcattaaataaaagaggagaacaacgacacaacactaaaaggtcacacacacagaaacggaccaagcatcagacaaaatcccacgacaataacaaatataacatcaaaaccaaatacatgaatttgggatagacaagtaccgtgacacgtcttatcgcaaatTGTCTCTTTGTAGTATAAAGAGATCGTAGTATATATAGTCTGTCATACAGGTATTTGACCCcttatttggataaaaaaaatatatgaaaaaagtatatattttaaacaaaatatagaaatgaCGAGATGTGAAATGGTTTCCAGTCAGACATTTACCCACAAAAGTTCCAAgaaagtggatgtaagcaatcaTAGGCAACCGtaaatagataaaggaagatgtggtatgattgtgcCAATAAGGCAACCCTCCATccaagtaataatttataaaagtaaaccattataggtcaaggtacggccttcaacacagagctttGGCTTACATCGAGCAGCAAGCaataaagggctccaaaaattactagtgtaaacccattcaaacggaaaacccaacggtcttatctttataaaaacgaaaaactagatacacttataaaccacattaaacagacgacaaccactggaACAATAAGTAAAGTAACCAATATCGTATAGTCAGTTATACAAGATAGTTGTAATGCATAGCTATAACTTTGTCAATAAGTAAAAGATCTGGgacattttgttatcaaataaaatcatAAGAATCTAGCATCACTGTAGAaccctttttaaaaaagttactTTTGGTTGATAAATAAGATAGGATGTTATAATTGCCTTATTGTAGTTGTTTTGTTCAGggaatttacaatttataagttccgatgcctcgtgtcaggagagtgccacgctctttgcatgTTAAggacccttgcaacaactctttgaggggtccgtaggtggcctgttgcaaggcaacaTTTCTGTCCATATctaatataccctcattttccagtggtgCAGTCGAAATTTCCCCGatcatcatcccagatggcctctattattTCAAGACCTACCTatagtatttattgtgaacttgttctcgtcctgaatatgcatgaaatatttgccattggacGTTAAGCACccaacaataaatcaatcaatttataagTATGTTGAATGTGTCACAAGTCTGAATAAGTTGCAATATTGAAATGAAACGACGACCACTTTTTTTAACTGACTGATCATGAATAGCTATAAATGCTTGAAATGtagattttagaaaaaataagttATGGAACAATCCATTAGTGGttatgtttatatagattagttTTCTCATGTTGAATAACGAATGCATATACAAAAGCCTTTGTTCGGTtcttatcggggtcttttatagctgactatgcggtacggtctttgcttattgttgaaggccgtacggtgacctatagttgttaatgtctgtcattttggtcttttgtggatagttgtctcattggcaatcagaccacatcttcttttttataaacatgtttttgctTGGTTCCACTAAACACTACAGAACATATGTTCAAGCTTACCGTGGAAATACGTTGAATATACGATTTGCAACACACTGATTTTcactaaatgtattttaaacagAAATAGTAACTAAAATATCCAGGGGTTGTAATATATAATAACGATTGGTCAATCTAACACAGACAACTTACTGAGTGGTTAAAATAAGACTGGCGCGTCATAAGCGCTTTATACTTAGACATTGCACgaattaaatatatcatttatggCAATATTTTTTCCTCAGAGAACAGCTATTTGATATTCTGATATCCTGGAATAGTAATGACTGAATTACGAATTATTTTGCACAATGACCACAATGCATCATAATATCACGACTGTTTTCAGCATTTAAtcataatgtataaaatattttaagataagTTGTTGCAGTGTTATTGAAAATCTCACTTAAACGTTAATTGACActtatttaattgatattttaggtATGGTAGAATACCACGAATCAATCCAAATAATGCGCCAGTATTTGAGTTACCGGAAGATGATCAGACGCCATTTTGATTTTCGAAAACTCTCCGGCGTATTCTATCGCAGCGATCGTCTCCCCTATATAAGATCTCACTCAACAGTATATGCGTCTGAATAAGTTAATTTTCAAGGAAATGAGACATTAAATGGAtatatgtttaacatgtttaacgtGTGATGAAATTGTCTTGTGTTAGGCATATATTATGTGATGCCATTTGTCttggaaaaaagtatttatttgtattttttgtttacatcaaTGACCTATGCAAtttagttatttatatttttatgattatattaatcccaaattcaaatatgtatgtgtaaataaatataaacacgaGAAAGGATTTTAATGTTGTACGTTGTGGAGGTGTTCCATAATTGGAAGTCATGATATACAGATAGAAGAAGTTGTACATGTACGTAAGTATAAATACATCTGCAACATAGATATTGTATATGTAAGAGCCTTCTCATGGGTTTTTGGATTATGTGATTACATGGtcgtttttatagtgattaaatatttcatgattatttgataatctaggactgtattttatattatttgtttatcttttaaaaaaaaagtaaatgattaCTGTGATTATGTTGGCAAAATATTTGTGATGATATGTAATTACTTGGACACCCccaatatataaaagtttcatGTTGCAGCCATcgcaatacagaaaaaaatgtaagacGCCTGTATCACACACCTGCATAAATCTAAATGGCATGCTTAACGTCTCAAATGGTGGGCTGGAGCACGGACAATCTGTCGTtacatatattttgacattGCACAAGCTCGTGTTTTTCCTCGACTGTTGAAGACGTCTTTGTAAGTTAAATCTATTGGATGCTAGATATGTACTAACTAagacagcaaccatttgattttcgggagggggggggggggggggctatggattgttttgggaaaaaaagtttgtttccagtttttggagaaaaaataatttgtttttgaccctgagaaagTAAGTTTTTGCGTGCTTTCTTtcaatctgatgagttgagcTTTTTTGGATGACTTAATCCAAACTGAAAATTTAaccttttctcatcacttgccGTCCATTAATCGTCGATATTCATGCACCGTCATCGCACATCGTTGTcgtcctttgtttttttttttactggaccaaatttaaccaaacttgaccaAAATCATCAATGTTTACAAATGTGTCCGATGATCCCGTCTGTCAACCAAGATAGCTGACATGGATAGGAAAAGAACATAGAGGTAAACACGGTTTAATGCGAGTTTTGATTATTaagatttatatttacaatcGTTAGATAAAATCTGAAAATGGCAGTTCAGAATTTTGAGCTCTACTAATTATCAAAGACGCCAAAACTGTCAGTCGACTTTTTATAggtgtttattataaatatatagaaactTGAA
The nucleotide sequence above comes from Mytilus trossulus isolate FHL-02 chromosome 5, PNRI_Mtr1.1.1.hap1, whole genome shotgun sequence. Encoded proteins:
- the LOC134719502 gene encoding uncharacterized protein LOC134719502 — protein: MEQITNMECIDFRFLPRTNTSHTPDALLSTTQRTVGQKVYLTCPEDYKLIGRDIITCLSSGRWNVEAQPHCTDETFAMSDSTKLYIGVFCACGALFLFAVTILIAKLTCFSDKELRRRRTDGLGTQSVDSMTYVHDIKDHPPAVISVAEDGSEVGIIRPFETFINPAYYQQPRPRLSSHSRSTGSTLESEADYDAPWSTGSPDERQCCHTNTNCHEPVDRRWSDRSIKAMNNYDYERYGRIPRINPNNAPVFELPEDDQTPF